One part of the Neisseria zalophi genome encodes these proteins:
- the glnE gene encoding bifunctional [glutamate--ammonia ligase]-adenylyl-L-tyrosine phosphorylase/[glutamate--ammonia-ligase] adenylyltransferase, whose amino-acid sequence MNPIENARRHSLFLARHLDNGNLKPEILNPMLEKALSETDFENFADWAAIQTDENEEELARQLRLLRRYVVAQIIVRDINRISDLAEVTRTITLLADFAINTALRFAHAYYQDMYGTPIGRNSGEPQFLSVVAMGKAGGYELNVSSDIDLIFIYPESGDTNGRRERSNQEFFTKVGQKLITLLNDITADGQVFRVDMRLRPDGDSGALALSETALEQYLIQQGREWERYAWCKGRVVTPYPNSIAALVRPFVFRKYLDFNAYEGMRRLHRQIRSEVNRKGMADNIKLGAGGIREVEFIAQIFQLIRGGQIHALQLKGTQETLRVLDTLEILDHNTVETLLTAYRFLRDVEHRLQYWDDQQTQTLPEQPEQQQLLAESMGFADYQAFSDGLNRHRNQVNAVFNEILSEPEEQNTSQSNGWQCIWQQNTDEEARFNRLAEHGFNASLISRQLNQLQQSSKYRHLSAQAQLCFDAVIPLLAQAAATQPNPTVTLQRLLGFLESISRRSSYLAFLYEHPQALDIFAGIMGQSSWISEYLVRHPALLDELLSAQLMETGNDWPKLAAELSDGLKRNAGDTEAQMDILRHFQHAQIFRLAVQDLAGLWTVEALSDELSALADTILTAAIPAVWADTPKTHTDIPNIGIIGYGKLGGKELGYTSDLDLVYIYDDPNPAAPEIYASFARRLTNWLSAATNAGQLYEVDLRLRPNGDSGFLTHSFAAFEKYQRENAWTWEHQSLTRARFICGSPAIGAAFDKLRSEILTRNRNQTALAHEITEMREKMFATHPPEDSDVKYARGGVVDVEFIVQYLILAHAHQYPQLLDNYGNIALLSIAADVGLIDKQLAEQSRAAYRFYRQQQHNTKLRDAEKVEETEEVLAYYDSVRKLWHQVFGEEVRFEAV is encoded by the coding sequence ATGAACCCGATTGAAAACGCCCGCCGCCATTCTCTTTTTCTCGCCCGCCACCTCGACAACGGCAATCTCAAGCCCGAAATACTGAACCCGATGCTCGAAAAAGCATTATCCGAAACGGATTTTGAAAACTTTGCCGACTGGGCCGCCATCCAAACCGATGAAAACGAAGAAGAACTCGCCCGCCAATTGCGCCTGCTGCGCCGCTATGTCGTTGCACAAATTATCGTACGCGACATCAACCGCATCAGTGACTTGGCCGAAGTGACCCGCACCATCACCCTATTGGCCGACTTTGCCATCAATACCGCCCTACGCTTCGCCCATGCCTATTATCAAGATATGTACGGCACCCCAATCGGCCGCAACAGCGGCGAGCCGCAATTTTTAAGCGTGGTTGCCATGGGCAAAGCCGGCGGCTACGAATTAAACGTATCTTCCGACATCGACCTGATTTTTATCTACCCAGAATCCGGCGACACCAACGGCAGGCGCGAACGCAGCAATCAGGAATTTTTCACCAAAGTCGGCCAAAAGCTGATTACCCTGCTCAACGACATCACCGCCGACGGCCAAGTCTTCCGCGTCGATATGCGCTTACGCCCCGACGGCGACAGCGGCGCACTGGCATTAAGCGAAACCGCGCTGGAACAATACCTCATCCAACAAGGACGGGAATGGGAACGCTACGCATGGTGCAAAGGCCGTGTCGTTACCCCCTACCCCAACAGCATTGCTGCATTAGTACGCCCTTTCGTGTTCAGAAAATACCTCGATTTCAACGCCTATGAAGGCATGCGCCGGCTACACCGCCAGATACGCAGCGAAGTCAACCGCAAAGGCATGGCCGACAATATCAAACTCGGTGCCGGCGGCATTCGTGAAGTCGAATTTATCGCCCAGATTTTCCAACTGATACGCGGCGGTCAAATCCATGCCCTACAACTCAAAGGCACACAAGAAACCCTGCGCGTTCTCGACACGCTCGAAATCCTCGACCACAACACCGTAGAAACCCTACTGACCGCCTACCGTTTCCTACGCGACGTCGAACACCGCCTGCAATACTGGGACGACCAACAAACCCAAACCCTGCCCGAACAGCCCGAACAACAACAATTACTGGCCGAAAGCATGGGCTTTGCCGACTACCAAGCCTTTTCAGACGGCCTCAACCGACACCGCAACCAAGTCAACGCCGTCTTTAACGAAATCCTATCCGAACCCGAAGAACAAAACACCTCACAAAGCAACGGCTGGCAATGTATTTGGCAGCAAAACACCGACGAAGAAGCCCGCTTCAACCGGCTGGCCGAACACGGTTTTAACGCTTCCCTGATTTCGCGCCAGCTCAACCAGCTTCAGCAAAGCAGCAAATACCGCCACCTTTCCGCACAGGCACAACTCTGCTTCGATGCCGTTATCCCCCTGCTCGCCCAAGCAGCGGCCACCCAGCCCAACCCGACCGTTACCCTGCAACGCCTACTCGGTTTCCTAGAAAGCATCAGCCGCCGTTCATCCTACCTCGCCTTCCTCTACGAGCATCCGCAGGCACTCGATATCTTTGCCGGCATTATGGGACAAAGCTCATGGATATCCGAATATCTGGTGCGCCACCCCGCCCTGCTCGACGAACTGCTCAGCGCACAACTCATGGAAACCGGCAACGACTGGCCGAAACTGGCCGCCGAGCTTTCAGACGGCCTCAAGCGCAATGCAGGCGACACCGAAGCACAAATGGACATTTTGCGCCATTTCCAACACGCTCAAATCTTCCGCCTTGCCGTACAAGACTTGGCCGGGCTTTGGACAGTCGAAGCCCTTTCCGACGAACTTTCCGCGCTGGCCGACACCATCCTCACCGCCGCCATACCTGCCGTATGGGCCGACACCCCAAAAACCCATACCGACATCCCCAATATCGGCATCATCGGCTATGGCAAACTCGGCGGCAAAGAACTGGGCTACACCTCCGACCTTGATTTAGTCTATATCTACGATGATCCCAACCCCGCCGCTCCCGAAATTTACGCCAGCTTCGCCCGCCGCCTTACCAATTGGCTTTCCGCCGCCACCAACGCCGGCCAGCTCTACGAAGTCGATCTACGTCTGCGTCCCAACGGCGACAGCGGCTTTCTCACCCACAGCTTTGCCGCCTTTGAAAAATACCAACGCGAAAACGCATGGACATGGGAACACCAATCCCTCACCCGCGCCCGTTTTATCTGCGGCAGCCCCGCAATCGGTGCCGCCTTCGACAAGCTACGCAGCGAAATTCTCACCCGCAACCGTAACCAAACCGCCCTCGCACACGAAATCACCGAGATGCGCGAAAAAATGTTTGCCACCCATCCGCCCGAAGACAGTGATGTCAAATACGCACGCGGCGGCGTGGTCGATGTCGAATTTATCGTTCAATACCTTATCCTCGCCCACGCCCACCAATACCCGCAACTGCTCGACAACTACGGCAATATCGCCCTACTCAGCATCGCCGCCGATGTCGGGCTGATCGACAAACAACTGGCCGAACAATCCCGCGCCGCCTACCGCTTCTACCGCCAACAACAGCACAACACCAAACTGCGCGACGCCGAGAAAGTCGAAGAAACCGAAGAAGTCCTCGCTTACTACGACAGCGTTAGAAAACTTTGGCATCAGGTATTCGGCGAAGAAGTCCGCTTCGAGGCCGTCTGA
- a CDS encoding isochorismatase family protein, whose product MMSLHQDNTVCIVIDIQERLNPVLADAETMVERSRILLQGLQAIGIPLLATEQYPKGLGHTVPAIRLLLDGVPIFEKTLFSAFLPEIKEALEKHHAENVILIGAEAHVCMLQTALDMRSAGLNVYIPFECTTSRAPANKANALEQMQAAGVVVSNVESLLFQLLGNAKHPVFKTVSKLIQ is encoded by the coding sequence ATGATGTCTCTTCATCAAGACAACACCGTCTGTATCGTGATCGATATCCAAGAACGCCTGAACCCCGTATTGGCCGATGCCGAAACTATGGTCGAACGCAGCAGGATATTGCTGCAAGGTTTACAGGCCATCGGTATCCCGCTGCTGGCTACGGAACAATATCCGAAAGGCTTGGGACATACCGTTCCCGCCATCCGCCTGCTGCTCGACGGTGTACCGATATTTGAAAAAACCCTGTTTTCCGCTTTCCTGCCCGAAATCAAAGAAGCATTGGAAAAACACCATGCCGAAAATGTGATTCTGATTGGTGCCGAAGCCCATGTTTGTATGCTGCAAACCGCATTGGATATGCGCTCTGCCGGCCTGAACGTTTATATACCGTTTGAATGCACCACATCACGCGCACCGGCCAACAAAGCCAATGCCTTAGAGCAAATGCAGGCCGCCGGTGTCGTGGTATCCAATGTTGAAAGCCTGCTGTTCCAGCTTCTGGGTAACGCTAAACATCCCGTATTCAAAACCGTATCCAAACTGATTCAATAA
- the pgaA gene encoding poly-beta-1,6 N-acetyl-D-glucosamine export porin PgaA encodes MSRIYPISFCVAAVLASVPYAVSQDIQAERERWALHARNGAPQLAEATAQMEKLYAQSGDAKVRADLIALLLRQNKSAEALAVCPTCTVTDYTPDELENLGKAARNVRQPRFAYDLYRELQVKMPEGKVGYLGAALAATDAAEYAAAKNQIEVYKKHFGTDADIRQVESYLNQFILPLSAQLVQQQKQVEAEPDNRDNVLALYRTASRLQLFPLQKRLMERYPDYFNGQDKLWLEATEATVLLRTSRETTNSRQIREAYQRLSAVVEKTKEGTGLHTQALRDRMAAAIVMGKVKQALADYRVLEKQGTQPPYVQEQYARALLMSGSPNKAGRVLEAERKRQEGTKNGKVNPELIELLVRKNSDLMYFDEARKNVNLWNANKYIPDFTHNVQIENPYYDTVYFWKARLKAWEGDVKGAQALMDTWLDEHPADPWAMILQGELMQASHQEEKAVAYFDRARDYLPEREQQFIDAKSARAYMAAGNWSAVNDLASGLSREEIGHNEFWRLYDSERAAQLSISGTGMKATSPEDGTEWSETTQLHSPYSREGHRAYVIQQRTHVPNHGDQLESGRVGAGVEVNLYPFMVQAEAGRGTQLNDKGYGSLGVDYRVNDALSLNARAAVNSENTPVKALKQDVHADEYTLGARYKHSPKTTVGASVGILKFDDGNTRKSAGVWLNHDIFQYNRWKLDGSLSAGYGSNKDIPQAFYYNPEKNKSVDGVLALTYTIPMDNQIIFRQTLSGGAGRYSQTGRKTENTWQLKYGHGWSFGRRATLGYEFGRRQAVYDGAPEYQNFGSLNLKLKLY; translated from the coding sequence ATGAGCCGAATTTATCCAATATCATTTTGTGTGGCCGCTGTTTTAGCGTCCGTGCCTTATGCTGTTTCACAAGATATCCAAGCCGAACGTGAGCGTTGGGCTTTACATGCGCGTAATGGAGCCCCTCAATTGGCTGAAGCCACCGCGCAGATGGAAAAACTGTATGCACAAAGCGGTGATGCGAAAGTTAGGGCTGATTTAATTGCTTTATTGTTGCGCCAGAATAAATCGGCCGAAGCATTGGCAGTTTGCCCGACATGCACCGTAACGGATTATACGCCGGACGAATTGGAAAACCTTGGTAAGGCTGCACGAAATGTCCGCCAACCCCGTTTTGCTTATGATTTATACCGAGAGCTTCAAGTAAAAATGCCTGAAGGTAAGGTTGGCTATTTGGGTGCTGCATTGGCAGCAACCGATGCAGCTGAGTATGCAGCGGCTAAAAATCAAATTGAAGTTTATAAAAAACATTTCGGCACGGATGCGGATATACGGCAGGTTGAAAGTTATCTGAATCAATTTATTTTGCCGCTTTCGGCACAGTTGGTACAACAGCAGAAACAAGTTGAAGCCGAGCCTGATAACCGTGACAACGTGTTGGCGTTATACCGTACAGCATCGCGGCTGCAACTCTTCCCACTCCAAAAGCGGCTGATGGAGCGTTATCCGGATTATTTTAATGGCCAAGATAAATTATGGCTGGAGGCTACAGAAGCCACTGTTTTACTGCGTACATCCCGTGAGACTACTAATTCCCGACAAATACGGGAAGCTTATCAACGGTTAAGTGCTGTTGTCGAAAAAACTAAGGAGGGCACAGGGCTGCATACCCAAGCTTTGCGTGACCGTATGGCAGCAGCCATTGTGATGGGCAAAGTAAAACAGGCTTTGGCCGATTACCGTGTTTTAGAGAAACAAGGAACGCAACCGCCTTATGTTCAGGAACAGTATGCCCGCGCTTTATTGATGTCAGGAAGCCCTAATAAAGCAGGGCGGGTATTGGAAGCAGAAAGAAAACGGCAGGAAGGTACGAAAAACGGCAAAGTTAACCCGGAGTTGATTGAGCTGTTAGTCCGTAAGAATTCCGATTTAATGTATTTCGATGAGGCAAGAAAAAATGTCAATCTATGGAATGCAAATAAATATATTCCTGATTTTACACATAATGTTCAAATTGAAAACCCGTATTATGACACCGTGTATTTTTGGAAGGCGCGTCTGAAAGCGTGGGAAGGTGATGTTAAAGGTGCCCAAGCATTGATGGACACTTGGCTTGATGAACATCCCGCCGATCCGTGGGCCATGATATTGCAAGGTGAATTGATGCAGGCGAGCCATCAAGAAGAAAAGGCTGTGGCCTATTTTGATCGGGCACGCGATTATTTGCCTGAACGTGAGCAACAATTTATAGATGCCAAATCTGCTAGAGCTTATATGGCTGCAGGCAATTGGTCTGCTGTTAATGATTTGGCTTCGGGCTTATCGCGTGAGGAAATCGGCCACAATGAGTTTTGGCGTTTATATGATTCGGAACGTGCGGCTCAGCTCAGTATTTCCGGCACGGGAATGAAAGCGACTTCCCCTGAAGACGGTACGGAGTGGAGTGAGACAACGCAATTACACAGCCCGTATAGCCGCGAAGGGCATCGTGCTTATGTGATTCAACAGCGCACCCATGTACCTAATCATGGCGACCAATTGGAAAGCGGCCGTGTCGGTGCCGGTGTAGAAGTGAATCTATATCCGTTTATGGTTCAAGCAGAGGCAGGTCGGGGAACCCAGCTCAATGATAAGGGATACGGTTCTTTAGGTGTGGACTATCGTGTGAATGATGCTTTGAGCCTGAATGCCCGTGCAGCTGTTAATAGTGAAAATACGCCGGTAAAAGCCTTGAAACAGGATGTGCATGCAGATGAATATACGTTGGGTGCAAGGTATAAACATTCACCTAAAACAACAGTGGGTGCAAGTGTCGGCATATTGAAATTTGATGATGGCAATACCCGTAAGAGTGCCGGCGTTTGGCTGAATCATGACATTTTCCAATATAACCGTTGGAAACTTGATGGTTCTTTGTCTGCCGGCTATGGCAGTAATAAAGATATTCCCCAAGCATTTTATTACAACCCTGAAAAAAATAAGAGTGTTGATGGTGTTTTGGCGTTGACTTATACGATTCCTATGGATAACCAAATTATCTTCCGGCAAACCTTGAGTGGCGGTGCAGGGCGTTACAGTCAAACGGGACGGAAAACCGAAAACACTTGGCAGCTTAAATACGGACACGGCTGGAGTTTCGGCCGCCGTGCAACATTAGGTTATGAGTTCGGCCGTCGTCAGGCTGTATACGATGGTGCGCCCGAATATCAAAACTTTGGCAGTTTAAACCTTAAGCTGAAATTATATTGA
- the pgaB gene encoding poly-beta-1,6-N-acetyl-D-glucosamine N-deacetylase PgaB — MKYTNLLVGILFACGLQTVYAADVRYGVMCYHDVIDGESAAKDVNLSSNVADMRGELKRQYFPQTITVERLVAHFNWLRDNGYTPVSFKQIEDARAGKAELPPKPVLLTFDDGYISFYTKIYPLLKAYNYPAVFALVTSWLEQPEGSMIVYGKKKLPRSAFITWAQMREMMQSGLIEVASHTHDLHHSVIGNPYGSQFAAMFPAYENGRYETKAEYEKRIRDDLQKSVDIIAKRTGVRPNVLVWPYGQFSQEAQAIARSVGLTNDFTLFDNKLNTVEQQSIGRALIDNETGYALMRDYLDQAIYMPPHQRAISIDLDSLYDTDPKKLESKFDKLIEHVYKMGVTTVYLQAFSDENGDGLVDSAYFPNRHLKMKADLFSRVAWQMMTRSNVKVYAQMPMAAFDLGDGYEYVTNNGQTTAQKKLYLSPFGTKNRQAVIDIYEDLAFSSRFNGLVFNEDGLMAADERNIAAISSMPDSASEAQPDNNLIGYSNLLKDAALKYSYNGVEELKTVRNLYAGETNTFLKQRFAKYLPLFTKNYNYTAIMAMPYTANGPTLSRQAAADWLKGLVTDVKNSGVPLDKTVFELQSIDWHTKRPIDTKEMVTWVELLKKEGVRNLAYYPDDYLNDKPLMENIRPVISVKQ, encoded by the coding sequence ATGAAATATACCAATCTGCTTGTCGGCATACTCTTCGCTTGTGGTCTGCAAACTGTTTATGCTGCCGATGTACGCTATGGTGTGATGTGTTATCACGATGTGATTGATGGCGAGTCAGCTGCTAAAGATGTGAATTTATCAAGTAATGTGGCAGATATGCGGGGCGAACTGAAACGCCAATATTTCCCGCAAACGATTACTGTTGAACGGCTGGTAGCACATTTTAACTGGCTGCGCGACAACGGCTACACACCAGTGAGTTTCAAGCAAATTGAAGATGCGCGTGCAGGTAAAGCTGAGTTGCCGCCAAAGCCTGTGTTGCTGACTTTCGATGACGGATATATCAGTTTTTATACCAAAATTTATCCCCTATTGAAAGCTTATAACTATCCTGCCGTTTTTGCTTTAGTAACTTCTTGGTTGGAACAGCCGGAAGGCAGCATGATCGTTTATGGTAAGAAAAAGTTACCGCGCTCGGCTTTTATTACTTGGGCACAAATGCGCGAAATGATGCAAAGCGGCTTGATTGAAGTAGCTTCGCATACACACGATTTGCATCACAGTGTTATCGGCAACCCTTATGGTTCGCAGTTTGCCGCTATGTTCCCCGCTTATGAAAACGGCCGCTATGAAACAAAAGCCGAATATGAAAAACGCATCCGTGATGATTTACAAAAGTCAGTAGATATCATTGCCAAGCGTACCGGTGTGCGTCCGAATGTATTGGTGTGGCCTTATGGACAGTTTAGCCAAGAAGCTCAAGCTATTGCCCGTAGTGTGGGGCTGACGAATGACTTTACTTTGTTTGATAACAAGCTGAATACGGTTGAGCAGCAAAGTATCGGCAGGGCTTTGATTGATAATGAAACCGGCTATGCCTTAATGAGAGATTATTTGGATCAAGCCATATATATGCCACCACACCAGCGGGCTATCTCTATCGATTTGGACTCACTTTATGACACTGATCCGAAAAAGCTTGAAAGTAAGTTTGATAAGTTGATCGAGCATGTCTACAAAATGGGTGTGACCACTGTTTATTTGCAAGCCTTCTCCGATGAAAATGGTGACGGACTGGTTGATTCTGCTTATTTCCCCAATCGGCACTTAAAAATGAAGGCTGATTTATTCAGCCGTGTTGCATGGCAGATGATGACGCGCTCCAATGTGAAAGTATATGCACAGATGCCAATGGCTGCATTTGATTTGGGTGATGGTTATGAATACGTAACTAATAACGGCCAAACAACTGCCCAGAAAAAATTATACCTATCACCTTTCGGTACCAAAAATCGTCAGGCTGTTATTGATATTTATGAAGATTTGGCATTCTCCAGCCGGTTTAACGGGTTGGTTTTCAATGAAGATGGCCTGATGGCTGCTGATGAAAGAAATATTGCGGCCATAAGCTCTATGCCTGATAGCGCTTCTGAAGCACAACCAGACAATAACTTAATCGGTTATTCAAATCTACTGAAAGATGCAGCACTGAAATACAGTTATAACGGTGTCGAGGAATTGAAGACTGTCCGAAATCTATATGCAGGTGAAACAAATACATTCTTGAAACAAAGATTTGCCAAATACCTGCCATTGTTTACTAAAAATTATAACTATACCGCCATTATGGCCATGCCTTATACGGCCAATGGGCCTACCCTCAGCCGTCAGGCTGCTGCCGATTGGCTGAAAGGACTGGTTACAGATGTTAAAAACAGTGGTGTGCCGTTGGATAAAACCGTGTTTGAACTTCAATCTATAGATTGGCATACCAAGCGACCAATTGATACTAAAGAAATGGTTACTTGGGTTGAATTGTTGAAAAAAGAAGGGGTAAGAAATCTGGCCTATTATCCGGATGACTATCTTAATGATAAGCCCTTGATGGAAAATATCAGACCAGTTATTTCAGTGAAGCAATAA
- the pgaC gene encoding poly-beta-1,6-N-acetyl-D-glucosamine synthase, translating into MDWYEYLAVFVMLYPGIMAVYWTLSGLFYFLFWENRTEEPEYVFQEAAPMVSVLIPCYNEADNLDVSIPHLLNLTYPNYELIFINDGSTDDTLEIIRRWALEAEKIVVIDQPNNGKAVAMNTGARHAQGEYIVGIDGDAILDYSAIEYMIQNLENNPGLGAVTGNPRVRNRSTVLGKLQVAEFSSIIGLIKRSQSVVGTLFTVSGVIMCIRKDVLNEIGGWSDNMITDDIDVSWKTQIAGYNIAYEPRALCWVLMPETIRGLYRQRLRWAQGGAEVIMKYLKQIWRLQNIRLWPLYIEYFLTLFWAYTLFIITLFGICGWIFGYQHDFTPFKVASLITFMMFILQFSVSIFIDSRYERDLFRYFISCIWYPYAFWLMNSITLIHGFPKALLRDKHRKATWVSPDRGVQ; encoded by the coding sequence ATGGACTGGTATGAATATTTAGCTGTTTTCGTAATGTTATACCCGGGCATTATGGCCGTGTATTGGACGTTGTCCGGCCTATTTTATTTTCTCTTTTGGGAAAATCGTACGGAAGAACCGGAATATGTATTTCAAGAAGCTGCCCCGATGGTCAGTGTACTGATTCCTTGTTACAACGAAGCAGATAACCTTGATGTTTCTATTCCACATTTGCTGAATTTGACTTATCCAAACTATGAGTTGATTTTTATTAACGACGGAAGTACCGACGATACTTTAGAAATTATTCGTCGTTGGGCATTGGAAGCTGAAAAAATCGTTGTAATCGACCAGCCGAACAATGGTAAGGCTGTTGCTATGAATACGGGTGCGCGCCATGCGCAAGGTGAATATATCGTCGGTATCGACGGTGATGCCATTTTAGATTATAGCGCCATCGAATATATGATTCAGAATCTGGAGAATAACCCCGGTTTGGGTGCGGTAACGGGTAATCCGCGTGTCCGCAACCGCAGTACGGTTTTGGGCAAACTTCAAGTAGCGGAATTTAGCTCTATTATCGGGTTGATTAAACGTTCGCAAAGTGTGGTCGGTACCTTGTTTACCGTATCCGGCGTAATTATGTGTATCCGCAAAGATGTGCTTAATGAAATTGGCGGTTGGAGCGACAACATGATTACTGATGATATTGATGTTAGTTGGAAAACCCAGATAGCGGGCTACAACATTGCTTACGAACCACGCGCCTTGTGTTGGGTGCTGATGCCGGAAACCATCCGCGGCTTATACCGCCAGCGGCTCCGTTGGGCGCAGGGTGGGGCAGAAGTCATTATGAAATATTTGAAACAGATATGGAGGTTACAAAATATCCGACTGTGGCCGCTTTATATTGAATATTTTTTAACGCTATTTTGGGCTTATACCTTATTTATTATTACTTTGTTTGGTATTTGCGGGTGGATATTCGGTTATCAGCACGACTTTACCCCGTTTAAAGTAGCCAGCTTGATTACATTCATGATGTTTATTTTGCAGTTTTCAGTAAGCATATTTATCGATAGCCGCTATGAACGGGATTTGTTCCGCTATTTCATCAGTTGTATTTGGTATCCATACGCATTTTGGTTGATGAACAGCATTACATTGATTCACGGTTTCCCGAAAGCTCTATTACGTGATAAGCATCGTAAAGCTACCTGGGTGAGCCCTGATAGGGGTGTGCAATAA